TCTGGGTACCGTTGTCGCCCCTCCCAAGGAAGTCCAGAAGGACAAGCTACCGGAAAATCTGAAAAATGTTCTTCGTACAACCTCGGAAGAGGATATTGCCTTGGCCGAAAGATCCGCCGCCAGGGAGAAAGAAGCTTTTCGCTTCTGTCTTGAGCGCATCAAAACCCGTCAGATGGAAATGAAACTGGTACGGGCCGAATATCTTTATGATGGCTCCAAGATCATTTTCTACTTTACGGCCGATGGCAGAGTCGACTTTCGCGAACTGGTCAAAGATCTGGCGCACTATTTTCACACCCGCATTGAAATGCGTCAGATAGGCGTCCGCGACGAGGCGAAACTCATCGGTGGCATCGGCATCTGCGGCCGCGCCTTATGCTGCTGCACTTTTCTGACGGACTTCGTTCCGGTATCCGTGAAGATGGCCAAGGAACAGGGACTGGCCCTCAATCCCAACAAGATTTCCGGACAGTGCGGGCGTCTGTTGTGCTGTCTGAATTACGAATACAAAACCTATCTGTCCCTCAAACAGCGCATGCCTAAATGTGGGCGACAGGTCAGCGTGGAGGGCAAGGAAGGTGAAATCGTAGGTCAGAATGTTCTCGACCAGACGGTTACCGTCAAACTTGAAGAAAACCAGAAAATCGAAGTTCCACTCGATAAAGTACAGGTTTCCCAAGGCCCGGCCAGGGAAAAGTCCGGCAAGGACGCTCCCCAGGCCAAACCACGCTCAAGAGGCCCTCAACGCCCGCGCCGAGGTGCCCAGAAGAAAGAGTCTGCCGCGACGGGCAAGAGGGAAGAGGACAAAGGCAAACAGCCCACGCAAGGCAAAACCGCGTCGAAACGTCGCGGCCAGAAGTCGGCCCAGCGGGAAACACCTGCTCAGACCGAAGGTACGCAGAGTGCCCGTAAAAGACCGAGAAGAAAAAGTCGTTCCAAAAATCGCCCAACTAAAAATACGCCTCCAGGAGACAAGCAATGAGCAACCGCTTTTATGTAACCACGCCCATCTATTACGTAAACGACGTGCCTCACATCGGTCATGCCTATACCACCGTCGCCTGCGATATGCTGGCTCGTTACAAAAGAGCACAGGGGCAGGAGGTCTTTTTTCTGACCGGCACCGATGAACACGGTCAAAAAGTTGAAAAGGCGGCCCAGGCAAAGGGGGAAACCCCTCTGGAACTGGCCGACCGGGTGGTCAAGCGCTATCAAGCCCTGTGGGAGAAGCTCAACATCTCTCATACCGACTTCATCCGGACCTCGCAGGAACGCCACAAAAAAGGGGTCTGTGATCTCTTTGAAAAGCTGCATGCAACCGGCGATATCTATCTCGGCGAGTACGAGGACTGGTATTGCACCCCCTGCGAGACGTTCTGGACAGAAACGCAGCTTATGGATGGATGCTGCCCCGACTGCGGACGCCCGACAGACAAGCTCAAGGAAGAATCCTACTTCTTTCGCATGAGCAAATACCAGGATCAGCTTTTAAAGCATATTGAAGAGAATCCGGACTTCATCCAACCGAGATCGCGCCGCAACGAGATCCTCAACTTTGTTCGCGAAGGTTTGCGCGATCTCTCCATCTCGCGCACATCGTTCTCATGGGGCATCCCCGTCCCCGGCAATGAACGCCACGTTATCTACGTATGGTTCGATGCTCTGACCAACTACATTACCGCCCTCGGATACCCCGACGACCCCGAAGGCCATTATAAAAATTTCTGGCCGGCCAATGTTCACATCATCGGCAAGGACATTTTGCGTTTCCATACCGTTTACTGGCCGACGTTCCTGTTGGCCGCCGGGCTGCCGCTGCCCGCCAAGGTTTTCGCCCACGGATGGTGGACCGTCGAAGGCCAGAAAATGAGCAAAAGTCTGCAGAATGTTGTCGAGCCCAACATGCTGGTTGATAAATACGGTGTCGATGCCATCCGTTACTTTCTGCTGCGCGAAGTCCCGTTCGGCCTGGATGGCGACTTTTCCCATGCGGCGCTGGTCCACCGCATCAACTCGGACCTCGCAAACGACCTCGGCAATCTGGTCAGTCGTTCCACCGCTATGCTGAACAAATACTTTGGCGGCATCCTGCCTGAACCGAAGGACCGTCGGCCCGAAGATGAACCTTTCATTGCAGCTTTTGCGGATACCGTCCGGAAGGTTGATATCTTTATGGACGACCTGGCATTCAACAAAGCCCTGCAGACCATCTGGGAACTGATCGGACTCGGCAACAAATATATCGATGACACCGCCCCCTGGGCATTGGCCAAAGATCCCTCGCAGCAAGATCGTCTCGGAACGGTGTTGTACAACCTGCTCGATTCCCTGCGTCTTGTCGCACAGTTGATCGCCCCGGTTATGCCCGATACTTCCGATAAGATTCTGGCACTTCTCAACAGCAAACCGGATTCGCTGACAGCGATGGGCGACGACTGCTGGGGCGGGCTCGAACCCGGCTCCGAAATCGCCAAGGCCAAACCGCTGTTCCCACGCATCGAAATGGAAGCATGATCACCGTCTGACTCATTATCCCAATCAAGGGGCGCGCCTGCGCCCCTTGGTTTTTGGAGCAAAACCCCATGAGCGTAACACAACCGCCACTTATCGATACCCATGCGCACCTCGATAGCCGCCAGTATGACCAGGATCGGCAGGACGTCATTCAACGTGCTCTGCAATCGGGCATAACACATATGATCACCATCGGATGCGACCTCGCCAGCTCGCGCGCCAGCGTGGAACTGGCACGGCAGCATGCCAACGTTTATGCCGCGGTCGGTATCCACCCGCATGATGCCGCAGAACTCAATGAAAGCGCCCTTGAGAACCTCAAAAATCTGGCAGACCGTAACCCCAAGGTCGTAGCCATCGGTGAAATCGGGCTGGATTATTACCGGGACCGCTGCCCCAGAGACATTCAGGTCGAAGCGTTTCGTCAACAAATCCGCCTGGCACGCAGCCTCGGTCGTCCCATCATCGTTCACGACCGGGACGCCCACCAGGATGTCCTGGATATTATGCGCGAGGAAAAAGCCGCGGAAGTAGGCGGTGTACTGCATTGTTTCAGCGGCGATCTGGCCATGGCCCACGAGTGTATGGATATGGGGTTCTATCTATCCTTCCCCGGCACCATCACGTATCCGAAAAACCAGGCACTGCGCGATGTCCTCCAGGCCGTACCCACCGACCGTTTGCTGATCGAAACCGACTGCCCCTACCTGGCTCCGCAAGCATTGCGAGGCAAACGCAACGAACCGGCCCTGCTGCGCCATACCGCGGAAGAAATGGCACGCATCAAAGGTCTGACCGTGGAAGATATCGCCCGAGTCACCAACCTCAATGTCTATCAACTGTTCGGTATCGGCAGCGTCGATCTGGCCACGAAAATCGCTTACAGGATCCGCAATTCCCTTTATCTGAACATTACCAACCGATGCAGCAATGCCTGTGTCTTTTGCGCGAAATTTCGCGATTTTGCTGTAAAGGGCCACCAACTGAAACTTGACCACGAACCTTCCGTCGAAGAAATCAAGCAGGCGATCGGCGATCCCCGCAACTATGAAGAAATCGTTTTTTGCGGATACGGCGAACCCTTGTTGCGTCTCGACGTCATTCGTGAAATCGGCACCTGGCTGCACCGACAAGGAGTCCCGGTACGTATCAACACCGATGGCCAGGCCAATCTCGTGTACGGACGCAACATCCTGCCCGAGCTCGGTACCTTTGTCGACGCCATCTCCATATCCCTGAATGCAGCCGACGCCGCCACCTATCAGAAAATATGTCAATCCTGTTTCGGAGAAGACGGCTATCAGGCCGTCAAGGATTTTATAAAGGAAGCCAAATTCCATATTCCTTCGGTGACCGCGAGTGTCGTAGCGATGCCGGGAATCGACGTCGAGGCCTGCCGACACATTGTCGAACAGGAGCTCAAGGTGAACTTTCGCGTTCGACCCTACAATGAGGTCGGTTAACCCGGCAGACACCAAACATCATAAAGACGCCCATAAAAAACCTGCTTGTTTCCAAGCAGGTTTTTTGTGCCATATCCCATGTCCGACGGCTCATTCTGTGGTGAAATAGATTTTTGACACCTTACATCAGCAATACTTCAGCGATCCAACCCGCCACAATACCGTTCGAAGATATCGGCTCCCTCCGTAATGGTCAGAATACGGATACCCATGCCCCCTTTTTTGGCAACACGAATCAAATTCGCCGGTACTTTGCGAGCCCATTGAACCTGACCTTGCACCGATACGATACCCTGCCCAGGAAGCGTCAATTCAAGGCACAAAGATGTACCGGGCCGCAACGGCTGCGCCGTTTTTAAAAAAATACCTTCCCGATGAACATCTTCAGTGAACGCAATACGAACGGGCTTCTCTTCACCGTACCGCACCTGGATACGCCGGCGTGCACGCGTCTTTATGCGTCGGTCGCTCATCCCCATGACCACTCCTTTTCAGCCCCTTGCACCATCATCCCCATATAAAAAATCTATCAACACGTTAATTCTATGTAAAAATTAACCTAACATTAGAAACAACGCAACCTTTTAGATCCCATACAACAATGGGCATACCCCGGTTACTGATTAAAATTCAATTATACTGTAACAGCCCCCGGATTTTCCGCTAAAATGAAGAGGTAAGTTCAATATGCGAATTAAGGTTCTTACTCATCAAAAAAGGACATGACGGCATGAAAGGCTTACTTATCAAAGACAAAACTCATTGGTGCGACTCATGGTCGGCACAGATGGCAACCTGCCTGGAAATCCTCGATTCTACCTACAACTTGCTGATTTTCCATGAACGTCACACGGCAGAAGAAATCCTTGCTCAGATGGATAACGCTCCGGAGCACATTTACCAGATCATCGACATTGAAAAAGGTCATGAAGACAACTGCGATATCGTCAGCGATGCCGGCACCTATTACCGTATCAGCACATCGCAGCAAACATGAAACCGGGTAAATGATTTACAACATCCTTCTACCCCTGATAGCTTTTTCAAATGGGCCAATGTTTCTTGCGAAACCTGCGGTTCCTGCCACAGGCAGCCGACGCTTCGATGTGATAAACCTTCCCCGGATGTTCCGGAAGCCGCAGCTCAGGCAAAAAATCCAACACCAGCGTAAATAAATGGCGCGTTGCTCAAAAGGACAAAACAACGCGCCAAAACAGGAAACAGAAAGCAATGGCACCGGCCGATATATTTCGATAAAGCCGCTAATGCTTCACGTCACGCCCTTTCATGGGCAACACCTTGGCCGAAGCATGTTCCCGCTTTTCCCTTTCAGCGAGAACGCCGTTCGGGTCCTGTAATACACGATTGAACTCTTCGAACTGTTCCCAGAACATGCCCATCATGGCGTTCATGCGAACGACGGGGTCGCGGTAACGTTTCAACCGCATCTCCACCTGGAACTGGATACCATAAGCGCGCTGCCGATATTTTTCCGGCAAATTTTCGATCATCTCATGAATCATGTCGTGCCGCTTTTTTTCAAAGGCTTCCGGGTCGGTCTGATATAAACCAACCATTTCAAGGACCTGGCTTTTCTCTTCGTTAGAATTCATATCGCCACCTCCCTTTACTTCATATTAACAGTCCCTTCCCGATAGGCAAGAAAAGCGAGGAATTCCCGGTCATTGAAGCTGTTTGCAGCCTTCCCGTCATTCTTTGAGTTGAACAATATTAACCTCCGCATCCAATCGATCCCACAGGTGACTGACATCTCCACATTGAAGGGTTATGGAAGAAAGGGTTTGGGTAAACTGCTCCCCGGTCCAGGCCGGTAACCGGCCGATATGTCGTCTTGCCTGTTCAATCAATGGGATCAACGGATTATCAACCAAATAAAGCCGACGACGTTGCCGATTACTGCCGTAAAAATTAACCATCAAATATGTCTGTTGCTCAAGGGCGCGTAAGAGTTGTCGATCACGGTCGTTATGATAATCCAGCCAGCATATATAGAGATACCGAACCAGTTGCCCGATACCCAACATCATGCCGATGGCGGCACAGTTTTTTTGAAGAAACAATCCACCACGAATCTGCGGTTTGGACTCACCGAAATAGTCGATGGTATTCGTCCGGTCCAACACCCGAAGAGTTGCAGTGGATGAAGATTGAGCATCGGACGTAAAACCCATTTCTCCGAATGCGTAATGGGCCAGAGACTTCCCGGCTGTTGCAGGTACCACAAATACCCCCTTTCGCCCGGAATCGACGATGTTCTTTTCTCCATGCATAATCTTGCCGCCTGAGCGCCCTTCCCATATACTGGCCACGGCAACCATTTATACTCTTCAACTCTATCCTCTAATCCCAAGACTGGAAAGTCGCGACATGAATAATTTTACCTATTACAATCCGGTTCGTATTGTCTTTGGTCGTGGTTCCATTGCCCAGTTACAGCAACTCGTACCCACCAACCCCAAAATATTGCTGGTTTACGGTGGCGGTTCCATCAAACATAATGGCGTCTACGAGCAGGTCCAGGCTGCCTTGAATGACCATGATGTGATTGAGTTTGCCGGCATCGAACCCAACCCTCTTTATGAGACCTGCATCAAAGCAGCCGATCTGGTAAAACAGGAAGGAGTCGGATTTTTGCTCGCCGTAGGCGGTGGGTCGGTGATGGATGCAACTAAATTCATCGCCGCCGCTGCCGCTTACACCGGTGCCGATCCCTGGGATATGGTTTTGAAAAAAGCTCCTGTCACCGACGCTTTACCCCTTGGCTGCGTGGTAACCCTACCGGCGACCGGTTCTGAAACCAACATCAATGCCGTCATTTCAAGGGCATCGACCGCTGAAAAAATCCCTTTTAAAAGTCCATTGCTTTATCCGCAATTTTCCATACTCGACCCCGACACCACCTTCTCACTGCCCCAGCGCCAACTGGCCAACGGTATCGTCGATACCTTCGTTCATGTTTGCGAACAGTACCTGACTTACGATGTTCATGCACACCTGCAGGATCGCCAGGCCGAAGCCATCCTCCTTACCCTGATTCAGGAGGCACCCAAGCTGTTCGGTCCCGATGACGACTATGACGTTCGGGCCAATCTGATGTGGTGCGCAACGCAGGCGCTGAACCACAATCTTGCCTGCGGCGTACCAATGGACTGGTCTACCCATGCCATCGGTCATGAATTGACAGCGGCCTGCGGTATTGACCACGCCAGGGCACTGGCCATCGTCATGCCGGCCCTGCTAGATCATCAACGGGTTCCCAAGGCTGACAAACTACTGAAATTTGCCCACCGGATATGGGGCATAACATGCACCGACACGAATGCGGCCATTGACACCGCCTTACAATGTACCAGGAAATTTTTCCAGGACCTCGGCATGCCGACCCGCCTGAGCGACGCCCACATTCCCTCTACCGTTATAGCCAAAATCGCCAACCGCCTCGGACAACGATGTCCGCATATCGGGGAGCACCAAAATCTGGACACAAAAGCTATCCGTGCTATTCTCGAGGCGACTATTTAGCCGAATAAATACAGGATGCCACCGGATGCGGTGATTGCATCACCGCCACAAAAAAAGGTCGGAACCCTTATCATGGGCTCCGACCTTCGGATATCCGCAAATAAACTTACGCGTCACATATCTTAAAGCTGAATCGCTTTAATCTCCAGAAACTCTTCAAGTCCGTATTTCCCCATCTCACGGCCATAGCCGGATTGACGGTAGCCGCCAAAAGGCGCCTCGGTATTATACGGCGCACCATTGATATCTACCTGTCCGGCACGCAGCCGACGAGCCACAGACATGGCTCGTTCCGCATCCGCCGA
This DNA window, taken from Syntrophotalea carbinolica DSM 2380, encodes the following:
- a CDS encoding PSP1 domain-containing protein: MTRIVSIKFRTAGKHYHFNAGDLELKSGQSVIVETDRGRALGTVVAPPKEVQKDKLPENLKNVLRTTSEEDIALAERSAAREKEAFRFCLERIKTRQMEMKLVRAEYLYDGSKIIFYFTADGRVDFRELVKDLAHYFHTRIEMRQIGVRDEAKLIGGIGICGRALCCCTFLTDFVPVSVKMAKEQGLALNPNKISGQCGRLLCCLNYEYKTYLSLKQRMPKCGRQVSVEGKEGEIVGQNVLDQTVTVKLEENQKIEVPLDKVQVSQGPAREKSGKDAPQAKPRSRGPQRPRRGAQKKESAATGKREEDKGKQPTQGKTASKRRGQKSAQRETPAQTEGTQSARKRPRRKSRSKNRPTKNTPPGDKQ
- the metG gene encoding methionine--tRNA ligase is translated as MSNRFYVTTPIYYVNDVPHIGHAYTTVACDMLARYKRAQGQEVFFLTGTDEHGQKVEKAAQAKGETPLELADRVVKRYQALWEKLNISHTDFIRTSQERHKKGVCDLFEKLHATGDIYLGEYEDWYCTPCETFWTETQLMDGCCPDCGRPTDKLKEESYFFRMSKYQDQLLKHIEENPDFIQPRSRRNEILNFVREGLRDLSISRTSFSWGIPVPGNERHVIYVWFDALTNYITALGYPDDPEGHYKNFWPANVHIIGKDILRFHTVYWPTFLLAAGLPLPAKVFAHGWWTVEGQKMSKSLQNVVEPNMLVDKYGVDAIRYFLLREVPFGLDGDFSHAALVHRINSDLANDLGNLVSRSTAMLNKYFGGILPEPKDRRPEDEPFIAAFADTVRKVDIFMDDLAFNKALQTIWELIGLGNKYIDDTAPWALAKDPSQQDRLGTVLYNLLDSLRLVAQLIAPVMPDTSDKILALLNSKPDSLTAMGDDCWGGLEPGSEIAKAKPLFPRIEMEA
- a CDS encoding TatD family hydrolase; the encoded protein is MSVTQPPLIDTHAHLDSRQYDQDRQDVIQRALQSGITHMITIGCDLASSRASVELARQHANVYAAVGIHPHDAAELNESALENLKNLADRNPKVVAIGEIGLDYYRDRCPRDIQVEAFRQQIRLARSLGRPIIVHDRDAHQDVLDIMREEKAAEVGGVLHCFSGDLAMAHECMDMGFYLSFPGTITYPKNQALRDVLQAVPTDRLLIETDCPYLAPQALRGKRNEPALLRHTAEEMARIKGLTVEDIARVTNLNVYQLFGIGSVDLATKIAYRIRNSLYLNITNRCSNACVFCAKFRDFAVKGHQLKLDHEPSVEEIKQAIGDPRNYEEIVFCGYGEPLLRLDVIREIGTWLHRQGVPVRINTDGQANLVYGRNILPELGTFVDAISISLNAADAATYQKICQSCFGEDGYQAVKDFIKEAKFHIPSVTASVVAMPGIDVEACRHIVEQELKVNFRVRPYNEVG
- a CDS encoding PilZ domain-containing protein; the encoded protein is MSDRRIKTRARRRIQVRYGEEKPVRIAFTEDVHREGIFLKTAQPLRPGTSLCLELTLPGQGIVSVQGQVQWARKVPANLIRVAKKGGMGIRILTITEGADIFERYCGGLDR
- a CDS encoding DUF3135 domain-containing protein, translated to MNSNEEKSQVLEMVGLYQTDPEAFEKKRHDMIHEMIENLPEKYRQRAYGIQFQVEMRLKRYRDPVVRMNAMMGMFWEQFEEFNRVLQDPNGVLAEREKREHASAKVLPMKGRDVKH
- a CDS encoding iron-containing alcohol dehydrogenase; this encodes MNNFTYYNPVRIVFGRGSIAQLQQLVPTNPKILLVYGGGSIKHNGVYEQVQAALNDHDVIEFAGIEPNPLYETCIKAADLVKQEGVGFLLAVGGGSVMDATKFIAAAAAYTGADPWDMVLKKAPVTDALPLGCVVTLPATGSETNINAVISRASTAEKIPFKSPLLYPQFSILDPDTTFSLPQRQLANGIVDTFVHVCEQYLTYDVHAHLQDRQAEAILLTLIQEAPKLFGPDDDYDVRANLMWCATQALNHNLACGVPMDWSTHAIGHELTAACGIDHARALAIVMPALLDHQRVPKADKLLKFAHRIWGITCTDTNAAIDTALQCTRKFFQDLGMPTRLSDAHIPSTVIAKIANRLGQRCPHIGEHQNLDTKAIRAILEATI